DNA sequence from the Burkholderia pyrrocinia genome:
GACCTGCGCGCCGCGCTCGAGCAGCGTGCCCACTTCACCCGCGACGCCGCACCAAGTCCGGCGAAACCGCGATTGCCTGCGACATCCGACCATGTTAAAAGTCGTCGCACGCATTTGAGAATGAAATAGTCGAATCCGCAAAAGTGCATAAATGAATAGACCCCTGTTCGACCTCGACCTGCTGCGCGCGCTCGTGATGGTCGCCGACTGCGGCAGCTTCACGACCGCCTCCGCGCGCCTGCACTCGACGCAGTCGACGGTCAGCCAGAAGGTGCGCCGGCTCGAGGAAATCGCCGGGCACCGCCTGCTCGACCGTGGCACGCGCGACGTGCGGCCGACCGATGCGGGCGTGACGGTGCTCAGCTATGCGCGGCGCATGCTCGCGCTGAACGACGAGATGCAGGAAGCGCTGTCGGGGGCGACGGTCGCACTGACGATCCGGCTCGGCGTGCCCGACGATTTCGCGGCGGGCCGCACGACCCATGCGCTCGCCGCGTTCAATCGCGAACATCCGCAGGTCAAGCTCGAAGTGACGTGCGGACTGAGCCGCGACGTCAGCGCCGCGTACGACCGAGGCGAGCTCGACCTCGTATTGATCAAGCAGCGGCGCGACAGCCGCGAGGCCGTCGTGCGCTGGCCCGAGAAGCTGCGCTGGATCGACAGCGCGAAGCATCCGTCGATCGATCTCGACCCGGTGCCGATCGTCGTGTTTCCGCCGCGCGGGCTCTATCGCGACGACATGATCAAGGCGATCGAGGAACGCGGCCGCCGCTGGCGGATCAGCTTCACGACGTCGAGCCTGAGCGGCATCCAGGCCGCCGTCGCCGACGGGCTCGGCATCAGCGTGCTGCCGGCGCGCGTGGTGACGGACGAGCACACCGTGCTGACCGCGAAGCAGGGTTTCGCGCCGATCGAGCACATGGACATCGCCATCCTGCATCGGCCGACGGCCGACCCGATGGTCAGCGAGCTGACGAAAACGCTCGCGGCGATGCTGGAGCACGAGGAATAGACGCGCGGCGGGGTTCGTTCAGGATGGAGGAAGGGGCCGCACGCTCCGGACAACTCAGAACATCGTGTTCCCGTTCGCGACCTGTTCGGGCACCGGCTGGTTGACGTCCCAGTGCTCGACGATCTTGCCGTTCTCGAGCCGGAAGATGTCCATGATCGCGCTGCCGCGCGTGCCGGGTTCACGCACCGCGTGCACGTGCAGGATCACGTAGTCGCCGTCGACGAACGAGCGTTTGATCTCGCTGTGCGACTGCGGATACTTGTCGCGCAGGAACGCGACGAACTTGCGAAAGCCGTCGCGGCCGTCGGCCGCGTTCGGGTTGTGCTGCACGTAGCGTTCGCCCACATACGCGAGCGCGGCGTCCGCGTCTTTGTCGTTCAGGCCTTTTTCGTAGAACGCGAGCACGGTCCGCCGATTGGTTTCCTGCTGCGCGTCGTTCGGGCCGGCCGCCACCGCATGCGCGGCGTTCACGGCGAACAGGGCCGCCGCCATCCATCGTGCGGCCCGTGCCGCTGTCGTGCGTCGCATCGTCGTCTCCCGGGAAATCCGGCTGAAAACCGGATCATACCGGCGCGACACGGCGCTCAGACCAGCGCGCCGTTGCGCGCGACGATCTTCCCCGACGACACGACGAGACGCCGCACCGGCCGCGCGACGACCGCCTCGGCGAACGTCAGCGCACCGACGAGCACGACGTCCGCACGGCTGCCCGGCTGCAGCCCGTAGTCGACGAAACCGCAACCGCGCGCGGCACTGTGCGTCACGCAGTCGAGCGCGACTTCGAGCGCGTCGTCGCGACGGAAATCGTTGCGCATGCCGATCAGCATCGCGCGTTCGAGCATGTCGGGCGAACCGTACGGCGTCCACGTGTCGCGCACGCCGTCGTTGCCGCCGATGACGGTCACGCCCGCCGCGCGGCACGCGGCCACCGGCGGCACCGGCACATCCGCCGGCGCGGTCGTGACGATCGCGACGCCGAGTTCGGCCATCCGTGCGAGCAGCGCATCGCGCTCGCGTTCGGCAAGATCGCCGAGACAGAACCCGTGGCTGATCGTGACCTTCCCGTGCATGCCGTGCGCGGCCGTACGCTGCAGGATCAGGTCGAGCGAGTACGCGCCCATCGACGCGCGCTCGTGCAGGTGGATGTCGAGCCCGCGGCCGTGGCGCTCGGCGATCGCGAACAGCACGTCCACCGCCTCGACCGGATCGCCTTCGATCGCGCACGGGTCGAGCCCTCCGAGCAGGTCGGCGCCGGCGCCGAGCGCGTCGGACAACAGCGCGTCGGTGCCCGGCCGCTTGAGCACGCCCGATTGCGGAAACGCGACGATCTGGATGTCGACCTGCCCGCGCAGCGTCTCGCGCGTCGCGAGCACGCCGTGCAGGTGCCGCAGCCCGGCTTCGGTATCGACGTCGACGTGCGTGCGGATGCGCGTCGTGCCGGCCGCGAGAAATGCGCGCGCCAGCGCGAGCGACGCGGCGCCCGCGTCATGGCCGCTCGTCGCGCGATAGTGCCGTTCGTTCTCGATGCGGTCGACGAGGCGCGGCCCGACCTGGTTGCGATACCACGGCATCCCCCAGTGCGTCTTGTCGAGGTGCGTGTGGCCTTCGACGAGGCCAGGCAGCGCGAGCGCGCCCGCGCCGTCCTCGATCGTGCAGCCGGCGGGCGCGTCGAGCGACGGGCCGACGCGCGCGATGCGATCGCCTTCGATCAGGATGTCGAGCGCAGCGTCGGCGCTCGTGCGGACATTGCGGATCAGCAGGTTCGTCATGTCGGTTCCGGGGTGGTCGGTCAGTGCGAGGCGGGCACGGCACTTCACGCGCTGCCCGCGGTCTGGTCGGTCAGCGCGTGAAGCGCAGCGCGGGGGCGAACGGCGCACCCGTATCGCTTTCGCCGCGGCGGAACACCCAGCGCTCGGCCGGCACGCCCGCGACGGCCGCCGCCGCATTCGGCGCGCGCACCGCGACGAACGTCGCGTCGCAGCCGACCGCGATTCCATAGTTCTCCTTGCCGATCACGCGCGCGCCAGCGTGCGTCGCCATATCGAGCGCGACGCCGAGCGCTTCGTCGGTGTAGAAGCCCGACCGATAGCCGACCATCATCGCGCGCTGCAGCATGTCGCCATTGCCGTACGGCCACCACGCGTCGCGGATGTTGTCGTTACCCGCGAACACGTGCACGCCCGCGTCGCGCAACTGCCGCACCGGCGGAAACGCGCAGTCTCCCGGCGCGTTCGTCAGGATCGACACGCCTGCTTCGGCAAGCGCCGCCGCCGTGCGCTGGACGTCGTCGTAGCCGACTTCGCCGAGCGCATACGCATGGCTCACGTTCACGCGCCCGCCGAGCCCCGCCGCGCGCGTGCGCGCCGCGATCCGCAGCAGTTGCGCGATGCCCGTCTCGCCCGGCTCGTGCAGGTGGATGTCGATCTTCGCGCCGCGCTTCTCGGCGATGCCGAACACGATGTCGAGCTGGCCGTCCGCATCGCCGTCGAGCGTCGTCGGATCGATCCCGCCGACCACGTCCGCACCTTCGCGCACGGCCGCGTCGAGAATGTCGGCGGTGCCCGGGCACGTCACGACGCCGGCCTGCGGAAACGCAACGAGTTCGATGTCGACGATCCCGCGCCATTGTTCGCGCGCGGCCATCACGGCCTGCAGATTCGACAGGCCCGTCGTCGCGTCGACGTCGACGTGGCTGCGCATCGCGACCGTGCCGAATGCGGCGGCCTGCGCGATCAGTGCGTTCGCGCGCTCGACGATCGGCGGCGCAGCCGCGAGCTGGCGCTTCTCGACCGCGAGACGCTCGCGCAGCGAGCCGACCGGTTCGTGCGGCACCCAGCGATCGCCGACGAAGCTCTTGTCGAGGTGGATGTGGCCGTCGACGAAGCCGGGCAGCACGACGCGGCCGTCGAGGTCGATCGCCTGAGCGCCGGGCGCGGCCGTGCAATCGGCGCCGATCGCGGTGAAGCGGCCGTCGCGGACGACGAGGTTGATGGGCTGTCCGCCGGCGTCGACGGCGTTGATGAAGATACGATCGGTCATGGCTCGGAATGTGGGGCGGTCGCTGCGCGACACCGGCGCGGACAGGGGGAGGAACCGCAGCCGGCGCGGCGCGACCGTTGGCAGGGAATCCGGCCACGATATCGGACGCCACCGCCCGAGGCCAATTAAATGTCGCGATGCCGCGCATTCGATTTCGCGATGGGCGGCACAGACGCCACGCCAGCAAGGTGCGGCGGCGGGGTCCGATCTCGTCGGAGACGGCCTGCATGCCGATGGCCCGTCGGGAGGCGTCGCGGAAGCCGAGGTTTGGGGTGCCGGAATCGAAGGGCCGACCGCCTCGAAAGATACGCCGCCGGACCGCTGTCGGTGCGCGTCGTCGAAGCTGCCGAACGGGCGCCGCCGCCATTGCCGGGGCGTTGTGCAACTGCCCCGCGCAAGCCGCGATTTACGCGGCAACAGACTTTACACGTTGTTACCCGGCCGCACCGGACGCGCATCCGGCCATTACTTATACTCACGCCGAGTTCGCCACCCGTCCGGGTTCCGCCGGCGAACACGTTGCCGATGCAGGAAACATCATGATGCGCATTCCTTCCACGAAGACCGTTCTGTTCGCCACGCTCGTCGCCGTGGCGGCGCTTCCGCTGACCGCCTGCGTCGCGCCGGGCTATTACGGCGCGCAGCCAGGTTATCCGCAGCAGCAATACGCGACGCCCGGCTATGCGCAGCCCGCGTATTCGCAACCGGGCTACGTGCAGCAGCAACCGTACGATCAATACGGCAACCAGCCGCAATACGGGTCGCAGCCGTATGACCAGTACGGCAATCAGCAACAGCAATACGGCAACCAGTACGGCAACGGCTACGGCACGCAGTACGGCACGGTCGCGAACATCCGGCCGGTCAGCGGCTCGGTCGGCCCGTCGGGCGTCGCCGGCACCGTCGTCGGCGCGCTGATCGGCGGCGTGCTCGGCAACCAGGTCGGCCGCGGTCACGGCCGCGAGGCCGCCACCGTGATCGGCGCCCTCGGCGGTGCGGTCGCGGGCAACCAGATCGGCCAGCAGATGGGCGCGGCGCAACCGCCGAGCAGCTACCGGATCGACGTGCAGGTCAGCGACGGCTCGACGCGTTCGTTCGACGTGCAGTCGCCGGGCAACCTGCGGCCGGGCGATCGCGTGCAGATCAACGGCAATCAGTTGTCGCGGTATTGATGCCGATTCGGTGCGCCTGACCTGAGCGGGCGCATCCGGCGCGTTCGATGTCGTGTGCCTGTTCGGCGCGCCGGCACGCCTGCTTCACGTGATCCTCATCCCTCGTGCCGGCGCGACGCGCATGACGCGCCGCCGGTACTCTCGCAGTCCCTCCACCTTCGCGTCAGCCTCCAGCGCGACGCGATCCGAGGACCAAGGCGCGGCCGGGATGCACGACGCATCGAACGCCGCCACACGTCATCCGGATTCCGATTAGCATAGGCACGATGCATCGCGCGGCCGCGGCAACCCGCGCCGGCATGCACAGCCCTCCACAGGAATCCCCTCGATGACGATCACGACACGCCTGCTCGACGCGACCGACGCCGCCCGTTTCCAGACCCTTCGCCTGCGCGCAGTCGACACCGCGCCCACGTCTTTCCTGCCCACGCTCGACGAAGAATCGCAGGTGCCGGTCGGCGAATTCGCCG
Encoded proteins:
- a CDS encoding LysR family transcriptional regulator gives rise to the protein MNRPLFDLDLLRALVMVADCGSFTTASARLHSTQSTVSQKVRRLEEIAGHRLLDRGTRDVRPTDAGVTVLSYARRMLALNDEMQEALSGATVALTIRLGVPDDFAAGRTTHALAAFNREHPQVKLEVTCGLSRDVSAAYDRGELDLVLIKQRRDSREAVVRWPEKLRWIDSAKHPSIDLDPVPIVVFPPRGLYRDDMIKAIEERGRRWRISFTTSSLSGIQAAVADGLGISVLPARVVTDEHTVLTAKQGFAPIEHMDIAILHRPTADPMVSELTKTLAAMLEHEE
- a CDS encoding nuclear transport factor 2 family protein gives rise to the protein MRRTTAARAARWMAAALFAVNAAHAVAAGPNDAQQETNRRTVLAFYEKGLNDKDADAALAYVGERYVQHNPNAADGRDGFRKFVAFLRDKYPQSHSEIKRSFVDGDYVILHVHAVREPGTRGSAIMDIFRLENGKIVEHWDVNQPVPEQVANGNTMF
- a CDS encoding amidohydrolase family protein, with the translated sequence MTNLLIRNVRTSADAALDILIEGDRIARVGPSLDAPAGCTIEDGAGALALPGLVEGHTHLDKTHWGMPWYRNQVGPRLVDRIENERHYRATSGHDAGAASLALARAFLAAGTTRIRTHVDVDTEAGLRHLHGVLATRETLRGQVDIQIVAFPQSGVLKRPGTDALLSDALGAGADLLGGLDPCAIEGDPVEAVDVLFAIAERHGRGLDIHLHERASMGAYSLDLILQRTAAHGMHGKVTISHGFCLGDLAERERDALLARMAELGVAIVTTAPADVPVPPVAACRAAGVTVIGGNDGVRDTWTPYGSPDMLERAMLIGMRNDFRRDDALEVALDCVTHSAARGCGFVDYGLQPGSRADVVLVGALTFAEAVVARPVRRLVVSSGKIVARNGALV
- a CDS encoding amidohydrolase family protein, with translation MTDRIFINAVDAGGQPINLVVRDGRFTAIGADCTAAPGAQAIDLDGRVVLPGFVDGHIHLDKSFVGDRWVPHEPVGSLRERLAVEKRQLAAAPPIVERANALIAQAAAFGTVAMRSHVDVDATTGLSNLQAVMAAREQWRGIVDIELVAFPQAGVVTCPGTADILDAAVREGADVVGGIDPTTLDGDADGQLDIVFGIAEKRGAKIDIHLHEPGETGIAQLLRIAARTRAAGLGGRVNVSHAYALGEVGYDDVQRTAAALAEAGVSILTNAPGDCAFPPVRQLRDAGVHVFAGNDNIRDAWWPYGNGDMLQRAMMVGYRSGFYTDEALGVALDMATHAGARVIGKENYGIAVGCDATFVAVRAPNAAAAVAGVPAERWVFRRGESDTGAPFAPALRFTR
- a CDS encoding glycine zipper 2TM domain-containing protein, which gives rise to MMRIPSTKTVLFATLVAVAALPLTACVAPGYYGAQPGYPQQQYATPGYAQPAYSQPGYVQQQPYDQYGNQPQYGSQPYDQYGNQQQQYGNQYGNGYGTQYGTVANIRPVSGSVGPSGVAGTVVGALIGGVLGNQVGRGHGREAATVIGALGGAVAGNQIGQQMGAAQPPSSYRIDVQVSDGSTRSFDVQSPGNLRPGDRVQINGNQLSRY